The Bacillota bacterium genome includes a region encoding these proteins:
- a CDS encoding IstB-like ATP-binding domain-containing protein: MLYPPAERNDSPPEPDMEKLKVMAQMLSEPDNNLEELSFEERFGIMVEKEWLSKKREKVLNEIKSLLVDDNNKGINNAI, from the coding sequence TTGTTGTATCCACCCGCAGAAAGAAATGACAGCCCACCGGAACCTGACATGGAAAAACTTAAGGTTATGGCACAGATGCTAAGTGAACCGGATAACAATCTTGAAGAACTGTCATTTGAAGAACGATTTGGAATAATGGTAGAGAAAGAATGGCTGTCAAAGAAAAGAGAAAAGGTTTTAAATGAAATAAAGAGTTTATTGGTTGATGACAATAATAAAGGAATTAATAATGCCATATAG
- a CDS encoding sigma-70 family RNA polymerase sigma factor — MLKAREILRLKHEAGLSLREIGKSCNCGKSTVAEVLERAKRAEIG, encoded by the coding sequence ATGCTGAAAGCGAGAGAAATTTTAAGGTTAAAACATGAAGCCGGTCTATCTTTAAGAGAGATTGGCAAATCATGCAACTGTGGTAAAAGTACAGTTGCAGAAGTGCTAGAAAGAGCCAAAAGAGCAGAAATAGGATGA